A genomic stretch from Shewanella woodyi ATCC 51908 includes:
- a CDS encoding SDR family oxidoreductase has protein sequence MDLKDKVVVITGGAGGLGLAMALDLAEAGAKLALIDVDQEKLERACADIGDRTEVQGYAFDITDEEDVMAGFGFIMEDFGKVNVLINNAGILYDGMLVKAKEGKVTSRMSFEQFQAVINVNLTGSFLCGREAAAAMIESEQEGVIINISSLAKAGNVGQTNYSASKAGVAAMSVGWAKELARYNIRSAAVAPGVIETEMTAAMKPEALERMEKMVPVGRLGQPREISSTVKFIIENDYVNGRVFEIDGGIRI, from the coding sequence ATGGATTTAAAAGATAAGGTTGTTGTCATCACAGGTGGTGCTGGCGGACTGGGTTTAGCGATGGCGCTGGATTTGGCTGAAGCGGGTGCTAAGTTGGCGCTTATCGATGTGGATCAAGAGAAGCTTGAACGAGCTTGCGCCGATATCGGTGATAGAACAGAGGTCCAAGGTTACGCTTTTGACATTACCGATGAAGAGGACGTAATGGCTGGCTTTGGTTTCATTATGGAAGATTTCGGCAAAGTTAATGTGCTGATTAACAACGCGGGCATCTTGTATGACGGTATGTTAGTGAAAGCCAAAGAGGGGAAAGTGACGAGTCGCATGTCATTTGAACAGTTCCAGGCTGTGATTAACGTTAACCTAACAGGCTCTTTCCTTTGTGGCCGTGAAGCGGCGGCTGCCATGATTGAATCTGAGCAGGAGGGAGTGATCATTAATATCTCCAGCCTTGCTAAAGCAGGTAATGTAGGTCAGACAAACTACTCTGCTTCAAAAGCTGGTGTGGCTGCGATGTCTGTAGGTTGGGCGAAAGAGTTAGCTCGATATAATATTCGCAGCGCAGCTGTAGCGCCGGGTGTTATCGAGACTGAGATGACAGCAGCGATGAAGCCTGAAGCTCTTGAGCGTATGGAGAAGATGGTTCCGGTTGGTCGTTTAGGCCAGCCGCGTGAGATCTCATCAACGGTCAAGTTCATCATCGAAAATGACTATGTTAATGGCCGCGTATTCGAGATCGATGGCGGGATCCGTATTTAA
- the mmsB gene encoding 3-hydroxyisobutyrate dehydrogenase translates to MTSVAFIGLGHMGAPMAANLVKAGLTVRVFDLVPQAMKSLTDLGAISSSSACGAAAGADVVITMLPAGKHVRSLYLGDDTNKGLIDVVAQGSLLIDCSTIDAMSAQTVAKSAAEKGLDFVDAPVSGGTAGAAAGTLTFICGGTDKAFDQAKAVLSNMGANILHAGGAGAGQIAKICNNMLLSVLMVGTSESLQMGIDHGLDPKVLSEIMKVSSGGNWTLDKYNPCPDVMPTVPSSNGYQGGFMVDLMVKDLGLSQEAALQSNSSTPMGALARSLYVNHARQGNGTRDFSSIFEQFTNSQQIKDKG, encoded by the coding sequence ATGACTAGTGTCGCATTTATTGGGTTAGGGCATATGGGAGCCCCCATGGCTGCCAATTTGGTTAAAGCTGGATTAACGGTACGTGTATTCGACCTTGTCCCTCAAGCGATGAAATCGCTAACGGACTTAGGAGCTATCTCATCAAGCAGTGCTTGCGGTGCGGCAGCGGGAGCTGATGTGGTGATCACTATGTTACCAGCGGGCAAGCATGTTCGCTCGCTATACCTTGGTGACGATACCAATAAAGGTTTGATTGATGTGGTTGCACAGGGCAGCTTACTGATAGACTGCTCAACCATAGATGCGATGAGTGCACAAACTGTCGCTAAGTCGGCAGCTGAGAAGGGGCTAGATTTTGTCGATGCGCCAGTATCTGGTGGCACGGCGGGAGCTGCTGCGGGTACGTTGACCTTTATCTGTGGCGGTACTGATAAAGCGTTTGACCAGGCGAAAGCTGTGCTTAGCAACATGGGCGCCAATATTTTACATGCTGGTGGCGCTGGGGCAGGCCAAATTGCTAAAATATGCAATAATATGCTGCTTTCAGTCTTGATGGTTGGAACAAGCGAGTCACTGCAGATGGGTATCGATCATGGACTTGACCCTAAGGTCTTGTCTGAGATCATGAAGGTCAGCAGCGGGGGCAATTGGACATTAGATAAATATAATCCCTGTCCAGATGTGATGCCAACTGTGCCCTCATCTAATGGTTATCAAGGCGGCTTTATGGTGGATTTGATGGTGAAGGATTTAGGTCTTTCCCAAGAGGCTGCACTGCAGTCAAACTCCAGTACACCTATGGGAGCCTTAGCACGCAGTTTATATGTGAACCATGCCAGACAAGGTAATGGTACACGAGATTTTTCCAGTATTTTTGAGCAGTTTACTAATTCTCAACAGATTAAAGATAAAGGGTAA
- a CDS encoding enoyl-CoA hydratase/isomerase family protein, with protein sequence MTTQTDKPIANNNSVVFQTLGTVSGKQIGVVTLNVEKAINSLNLEMVYAMTAQLKAWREDDDIALVMLDGAGDKGFCAGGDVRAIYHASMMTPGELTQDAVEFFENEYQLDYLLHSFPKPVMVWGDGIVMGGGLGLMAGASHRVLTERSRIAMPEVTIGLYPDVGGSYFLNRMPGDTGLFLGLTAYNMNAGDAKFVNIGNHYLNSDDKEPMLDHLATLSWSGDNDANHELLSQELNLLEQRVAISIPGSQLAEKQAEIAELMSGSLSEIIERVSHSDFSDTWLARPIKTLLSGSPISWHLIYRQALLGTDLSLTDVFKFELGLSVNCCAIGDFSEGVRALLIDKDRMPNWRYQSVADVPQDLIEKMTCSPWQTDNHPLKEM encoded by the coding sequence ATGACGACTCAAACTGATAAGCCAATAGCGAACAATAATAGCGTTGTTTTTCAGACGCTAGGTACTGTCTCAGGTAAGCAGATTGGTGTGGTAACCCTCAATGTTGAAAAGGCTATTAACTCGTTGAATCTTGAGATGGTCTATGCCATGACTGCGCAGCTTAAAGCGTGGCGAGAAGATGATGATATTGCCCTTGTGATGCTCGATGGTGCAGGTGATAAAGGCTTTTGTGCTGGTGGCGATGTACGTGCTATCTATCACGCCTCTATGATGACTCCTGGCGAGTTAACTCAAGATGCCGTGGAGTTTTTTGAAAATGAGTATCAACTCGACTATCTGTTGCACAGTTTCCCTAAACCCGTGATGGTGTGGGGAGATGGCATAGTTATGGGCGGTGGTCTAGGTTTGATGGCGGGAGCCAGTCACCGAGTCTTAACTGAGCGTTCACGTATTGCAATGCCCGAGGTGACTATCGGCTTATATCCTGATGTTGGCGGCAGCTACTTCTTAAATCGTATGCCAGGTGATACAGGACTGTTTCTTGGTTTGACCGCCTACAACATGAATGCTGGCGATGCTAAATTTGTGAATATAGGTAATCACTATCTCAACAGTGATGACAAAGAGCCTATGTTAGATCATTTGGCGACGCTTTCATGGAGTGGTGATAATGATGCGAACCACGAGCTTTTGAGTCAGGAGCTTAACCTGCTTGAGCAGCGCGTGGCTATATCCATACCCGGTTCGCAACTTGCCGAAAAACAGGCTGAGATAGCTGAGCTGATGTCTGGTAGTTTAAGCGAAATTATTGAGCGCGTGAGTCATTCAGACTTTAGCGATACCTGGTTGGCTCGCCCCATCAAAACTTTACTATCGGGCAGTCCTATTAGCTGGCATTTAATCTATCGACAAGCACTGCTGGGTACGGATTTGAGTTTGACCGATGTATTTAAGTTTGAACTGGGGTTGAGTGTTAATTGCTGCGCCATTGGAGATTTCTCTGAAGGGGTCAGGGCGCTACTTATCGATAAAGACAGAATGCCAAATTGGCGCTATCAAAGCGTGGCTGATGTCCCGCAAGATTTGATAGAGAAGATGACCTGCTCGCCATGGCAGACGGATAACCATCCCTTAAAAGAGATGTAA
- a CDS encoding enoyl-CoA hydratase has product MTGIVERIEGHTAILTMSNPPANTWTDTSLQALKHKVLELNSNKDIYALVITGEGEKFFSAGADLKLFADGDKGVAASMAKYFGEAFEALSQFRGVSIAAINGYAMGGGLEVALACDIRIAEAQAVMALPEASVGLLPCAGGTQNLTALVGEGWAKRMILCGERVKADKAEALGLVEEVVETGKSLDAAIALAEKVANQSPSSVTVCKQLIQAGRTMPRTLALPLERELFVGLFDTEDQAEGVNAFLDKRSANWKNG; this is encoded by the coding sequence ATGACTGGAATAGTTGAGCGTATCGAGGGTCACACTGCAATACTGACCATGAGTAATCCACCAGCAAATACCTGGACGGATACGAGTTTACAAGCCTTGAAACATAAGGTGCTTGAGCTTAACAGTAATAAAGATATCTACGCGCTGGTAATTACTGGCGAAGGGGAGAAGTTTTTCTCTGCTGGGGCAGATCTTAAGTTGTTTGCCGATGGTGACAAAGGCGTTGCAGCTTCAATGGCTAAGTACTTTGGTGAAGCGTTCGAGGCATTAAGTCAGTTTCGCGGTGTATCGATAGCAGCTATTAATGGCTACGCCATGGGTGGCGGTCTTGAAGTGGCACTGGCTTGTGATATTCGTATTGCCGAAGCCCAAGCTGTGATGGCGCTGCCTGAAGCATCTGTGGGCCTGCTTCCATGTGCTGGAGGCACACAGAACCTCACTGCATTGGTGGGAGAGGGCTGGGCTAAGCGGATGATCTTATGCGGTGAGCGCGTTAAAGCTGACAAAGCTGAGGCTCTAGGCTTAGTGGAAGAGGTGGTGGAAACTGGCAAGTCTCTGGATGCCGCCATTGCACTGGCTGAAAAAGTGGCTAACCAAAGTCCAAGCAGCGTCACTGTTTGTAAGCAGCTTATTCAAGCTGGCCGCACCATGCCAAGAACCTTAGCCTTGCCTTTAGAGCGGGAGCTGTTTGTGGGGCTGTTTGACACTGAAGATCAAGCCGAAGGGGTGAACGCTTTCTTAGATAAGCGTAGCGCTAACTGGAAAAACGGATAA
- a CDS encoding acyl-CoA dehydrogenase family protein produces the protein MDFNLNDDQRQFADLAQQFSSEELAPFAAKWDEEHHFPKDVIQRAGELGFCSLYSPESEGGMGLSRLDSSIIFEQLSMGCTATTAMLTIHNMATWMLTSFGSETLRAQWSESLTTGEKLASYCLTEAGAGSDAASLKTKAVREGDEYVISGAKMFISGAGATELLVVMCRTGEAGPKGISAIAVPADADGITYGKAEDKMGWNAQPTREITFTEVRVPVANLLGEEGQGFTFAMKGLDGGRINIATCSIGTAQAALERATQYMTERKQFGKPIAAFQALQFKLADMATELVAARQLVRLAAFKLDQQDPEATAYCAMAKRFATDIGFQVCDAALQLHGGYGYIREYPLERHVRDVRVHQILEGTNEIMRLIIARRLLNEEAGAIL, from the coding sequence ATGGATTTTAATCTGAATGACGACCAACGTCAGTTTGCCGATTTAGCTCAGCAGTTTTCAAGTGAAGAGTTAGCCCCGTTTGCGGCTAAATGGGACGAAGAACATCATTTTCCTAAAGATGTGATCCAGCGTGCCGGTGAACTTGGTTTCTGCTCACTTTACTCTCCAGAAAGTGAAGGTGGAATGGGCCTAAGTCGTCTCGATTCATCCATTATTTTTGAGCAGCTCTCCATGGGCTGTACAGCCACCACTGCCATGTTAACCATTCACAACATGGCGACCTGGATGCTCACCAGTTTTGGCTCTGAAACCTTAAGAGCTCAATGGTCTGAATCTTTGACGACTGGCGAAAAGCTTGCTTCTTACTGTTTAACAGAAGCGGGCGCTGGCAGTGATGCCGCTTCGCTAAAAACTAAAGCCGTAAGGGAGGGGGATGAGTATGTCATCTCTGGCGCCAAGATGTTTATCTCTGGAGCAGGCGCTACTGAGCTACTCGTGGTGATGTGCCGCACAGGCGAAGCGGGACCGAAAGGGATCTCCGCTATTGCCGTGCCAGCCGATGCCGATGGCATCACCTATGGTAAAGCGGAAGATAAGATGGGCTGGAATGCACAGCCAACACGTGAAATCACCTTTACTGAGGTGCGTGTGCCAGTCGCTAATCTGCTGGGGGAAGAGGGTCAAGGGTTTACGTTTGCGATGAAGGGGCTCGATGGCGGTCGCATCAATATTGCTACTTGTTCAATCGGTACGGCTCAAGCAGCTCTCGAACGTGCAACTCAATATATGACTGAACGTAAACAGTTTGGTAAGCCTATTGCGGCTTTTCAGGCGCTGCAGTTTAAGCTAGCGGATATGGCGACTGAGCTTGTGGCGGCAAGACAGTTGGTGCGTTTAGCTGCATTTAAACTCGATCAGCAAGATCCTGAGGCCACAGCCTACTGCGCCATGGCGAAACGATTCGCGACCGATATCGGTTTTCAGGTCTGTGATGCGGCCCTGCAGCTTCATGGCGGCTATGGTTATATTCGTGAGTATCCTCTTGAGCGCCACGTACGTGATGTGCGCGTGCACCAGATTTTAGAGGGAACCAATGAGATCATGCGTCTTATTATCGCCCGCCGTTTATTGAATGAAGAGGCTGGTGCAATCCTTTAG
- a CDS encoding CoA-acylating methylmalonate-semialdehyde dehydrogenase has translation MTTQVKHYIDGQFIEGQGKQKISVTNPANNQSIAVVNAATVSEVETAIASAKLAFKSWKEVPVSERARVMFNYQHLLKAHHDELATILAQETGKTFDDAKGDVWRGIEVAEHACNIATLMMGETVENVARSIDTYSYTQPLGVCAGITPFNFPAMIPLWMFPLAIACGNTFVLKPSEQDPMTPQRLVELFEEAGAPKGVLQLIHGDKVAVDVLLNHQDIKAISFVGSVGVGQYIYKTGTDNLKRVQAFAGAKNHCVIMPDANKQQVINNLVGASVGAAGQRCMALSVAIFVGAAKEWIPELKEAIAKVKPGLWDDKEAAYGPVISPAAKARVLSLIEQGKSEGAECLLDGSDFTVEGYEAGNWVGPTMFTKVTTEMSIYKEEIFGPVLCCMESETLEEAIEVVNNSPYGNGTSIFTASGAAARKYQHEIEVGQVGINVPIPVPLPFFSFTGWKGSFYGDQHAYGKQAVRFYTETKTITSRWFESQISTAEHAAPNMTIDLK, from the coding sequence ATGACAACTCAGGTGAAACACTATATCGATGGCCAGTTTATTGAAGGTCAGGGAAAGCAGAAGATATCTGTAACTAATCCGGCAAATAATCAGAGCATTGCAGTGGTTAATGCGGCGACAGTTTCTGAAGTTGAAACCGCCATTGCCAGTGCAAAGTTGGCGTTTAAAAGCTGGAAAGAGGTACCTGTATCGGAGCGTGCCCGTGTGATGTTTAATTACCAACATCTACTGAAAGCTCATCACGATGAGTTGGCAACGATTCTGGCTCAAGAGACAGGTAAGACATTTGATGATGCCAAAGGTGATGTATGGCGCGGCATTGAAGTCGCTGAGCATGCTTGTAATATTGCGACCTTAATGATGGGTGAGACGGTTGAAAATGTGGCTCGCAGCATTGACACCTACAGCTACACTCAACCTCTTGGTGTGTGCGCGGGCATTACCCCCTTTAATTTCCCCGCGATGATCCCGCTGTGGATGTTCCCGCTGGCTATCGCTTGTGGTAACACCTTTGTGCTTAAGCCTTCTGAGCAAGACCCTATGACGCCACAACGTCTTGTGGAGTTGTTTGAAGAGGCGGGAGCACCTAAAGGCGTGTTGCAGCTTATTCATGGTGACAAGGTTGCGGTAGATGTGCTGCTTAATCATCAAGATATTAAGGCTATCTCTTTTGTTGGTTCTGTGGGTGTCGGCCAATATATCTATAAAACAGGTACTGATAACTTAAAACGAGTGCAGGCATTTGCTGGTGCAAAGAACCACTGCGTTATTATGCCTGATGCGAACAAACAGCAAGTGATTAACAATTTAGTTGGCGCGTCAGTTGGCGCAGCAGGTCAACGCTGTATGGCGCTCTCAGTGGCTATTTTTGTTGGCGCGGCTAAAGAGTGGATCCCTGAACTGAAAGAGGCGATCGCTAAAGTTAAGCCTGGACTTTGGGATGATAAAGAGGCGGCCTATGGCCCAGTTATCAGCCCAGCGGCTAAGGCGCGAGTCTTATCATTGATTGAGCAAGGTAAGTCGGAAGGGGCTGAGTGCCTACTCGATGGCTCTGACTTTACTGTTGAAGGTTATGAAGCGGGTAACTGGGTTGGGCCAACCATGTTTACTAAGGTCACCACTGAGATGAGCATCTATAAAGAGGAGATCTTCGGGCCTGTACTGTGTTGTATGGAGTCAGAAACTCTTGAAGAGGCGATTGAGGTGGTTAATAACAGCCCTTATGGTAACGGTACTTCAATTTTCACTGCCAGTGGCGCCGCTGCACGTAAATACCAACATGAGATCGAAGTGGGTCAGGTAGGGATCAATGTGCCTATTCCTGTGCCATTGCCATTTTTCTCCTTTACCGGTTGGAAAGGCAGCTTCTATGGCGATCAACATGCCTATGGCAAGCAAGCGGTGCGCTTCTATACGGAAACGAAAACCATTACCTCTCGCTGGTTTGAGTCTCAGATATCTACAGCTGAGCATGCTGCACCAAATATGACCATTGATCTTAAGTAA
- a CDS encoding thiolase family protein: MSTEQLSQEIVIVAAKRTPMGGFQGALSTVPSPKLAATAIKGLITQTGVSVDAVDEVLMGCVLPAGLGQAPARQATLGAGLPLSVGATTVNKVCGSGMKTVMLAHDLIKAGSAGIVVAGGMESMSQAPYLLDKARGGMRMGHGKVMDHMFLDGLEDAYTGGAMGTFAQKTADDFKLTREQMDAFSLSSLEKANKAIETGAFNDEITPVTVESRRGDTIVEIDEQPGNARPDKIPTLRPAFTKDGTITAANSSSISDGAAALMLMTAQQANVLGLPVLATIKGHTTHAQEPSMFTTAPVGAMNKLFEKVNWSVDDVDLFEINEAFAMVTMLAISELSIDADKVNVNGGACALGHPIGCSGARVLVTLIHALHARGLKRGVASLCIGGGESTAMAIEI; the protein is encoded by the coding sequence ATGAGTACTGAGCAATTGAGTCAAGAGATCGTGATTGTAGCCGCCAAGCGAACCCCTATGGGAGGCTTTCAAGGCGCATTGTCGACGGTTCCATCTCCAAAACTGGCGGCCACAGCCATTAAAGGTTTGATAACACAAACTGGTGTTTCTGTTGATGCTGTCGATGAAGTGTTGATGGGGTGTGTGCTTCCAGCGGGCCTTGGTCAAGCGCCAGCTCGTCAAGCAACATTGGGGGCGGGACTGCCGCTGTCAGTTGGTGCAACGACTGTCAATAAGGTGTGTGGCTCAGGCATGAAGACTGTGATGCTAGCACACGACCTTATTAAAGCGGGCAGTGCTGGTATCGTTGTTGCTGGTGGTATGGAGAGCATGAGTCAAGCACCTTACTTGCTAGATAAAGCCCGTGGCGGTATGCGTATGGGTCATGGCAAGGTGATGGATCATATGTTCCTCGATGGCCTAGAAGATGCTTACACTGGCGGCGCAATGGGCACATTTGCTCAAAAGACGGCTGATGATTTTAAACTTACCCGTGAACAGATGGATGCCTTTTCACTAAGCTCACTCGAGAAAGCCAATAAAGCGATTGAAACTGGCGCCTTTAACGATGAGATAACCCCTGTGACAGTAGAAAGTCGCCGTGGTGACACTATCGTTGAGATTGATGAGCAGCCAGGCAATGCCCGTCCAGACAAAATTCCAACTCTACGTCCAGCTTTCACTAAAGATGGCACCATCACTGCGGCCAACTCAAGCTCAATCTCTGACGGAGCTGCGGCTCTGATGTTGATGACGGCTCAACAAGCAAATGTGCTTGGCTTACCTGTTCTTGCGACGATTAAGGGACACACTACCCACGCACAGGAGCCATCCATGTTCACCACAGCGCCAGTGGGCGCGATGAATAAGCTGTTTGAGAAGGTGAACTGGAGTGTCGATGATGTAGATCTATTTGAGATCAACGAAGCCTTTGCCATGGTGACCATGCTTGCCATCTCTGAGCTTTCAATCGATGCAGATAAAGTGAATGTCAATGGTGGTGCTTGTGCGCTGGGTCATCCGATTGGTTGCTCTGGTGCTCGCGTATTAGTCACGCTTATTCATGCACTCCATGCTCGTGGTTTAAAGCGTGGTGTTGCATCGCTGTGTATTGGTGGCGGCGAATCGACGGCAATGGCGATAGAGATTTAA
- the metA gene encoding homoserine O-acetyltransferase MetA codes for MPVKIPDDLPAAEILESENIFVMSETRAANQDIRPMKVLILNLMPNKIETETQLLRLLGNTPLQVDVDLLRIHDKESKHTSIDHMNNFYRDFEAVRQKNYDGLIITGAPLGQIEFEEVSYWDHIREIIDWSQQHVTSVLFLCWAAHAALFHLYGLNRNLLEQKRSGVFVHRRTTQHFPLLRGFDDEFLAPHSRFAEMSLEQLKAHPELQVLTESDTAGAYMVLSRNNRNLFVMGHPEYQKSTLKDEYHRDLEQGLNPDVPQNYFRDDNPEKEPVARWHGHGSLLVSNWLNYYVYQLTPYNLDDMSGITPWENKQ; via the coding sequence ATGCCAGTTAAAATTCCCGACGATCTGCCAGCGGCAGAGATCTTAGAGTCTGAAAATATTTTTGTGATGTCTGAAACTCGGGCAGCCAATCAAGATATTCGTCCTATGAAGGTGCTTATCTTGAACTTGATGCCGAATAAGATTGAGACAGAAACTCAGTTATTGAGATTATTGGGAAACACGCCGCTTCAGGTGGATGTTGATCTGCTTAGGATCCATGACAAGGAGTCGAAGCACACCTCCATTGATCATATGAATAACTTCTATCGTGATTTTGAAGCGGTGAGGCAGAAAAATTATGATGGCTTGATCATTACTGGCGCACCTTTAGGTCAGATTGAGTTTGAAGAGGTGAGCTACTGGGATCATATTCGAGAGATCATCGATTGGTCACAGCAGCATGTCACCTCAGTCTTGTTTCTGTGCTGGGCCGCTCATGCTGCGCTGTTTCACCTTTACGGCTTAAACCGTAACTTACTTGAGCAGAAACGCTCGGGGGTTTTTGTTCATCGCCGTACCACTCAGCATTTTCCTCTTCTTAGGGGGTTTGATGATGAATTTTTAGCACCACACTCTCGCTTTGCCGAGATGAGTCTTGAGCAGCTTAAAGCGCATCCAGAACTACAAGTGCTCACTGAATCCGATACAGCAGGGGCATATATGGTGCTGAGCCGGAATAATCGTAATCTGTTTGTGATGGGCCATCCTGAATATCAAAAATCAACGCTAAAAGATGAGTACCACAGAGATCTAGAGCAGGGACTCAACCCTGATGTGCCACAAAACTACTTTAGAGATGATAACCCTGAGAAGGAGCCTGTCGCACGTTGGCATGGCCACGGCAGCCTATTGGTCAGTAACTGGCTCAACTATTATGTTTACCAGCTAACCCCCTATAATCTGGATGACATGAGTGGCATCACTCCCTGGGAGAATAAGCAATAA
- a CDS encoding YbaY family lipoprotein encodes MKKWFKSVSSIALGARLMMVGVISAGMLTGCATPNAGVEIQGEVWFKERIALPQEAVLTVQIKDVSLMDAPAVVIAEIERDNVTTPAPFQFVINRDQFEQGNTYAVGANISLNGKLMFINTQAYQIDLGSSEPMSVLVQKVGH; translated from the coding sequence ATGAAAAAGTGGTTTAAGTCGGTTTCATCCATTGCGTTAGGAGCGCGATTGATGATGGTAGGGGTTATCTCTGCTGGGATGCTAACTGGGTGTGCAACACCTAATGCTGGTGTCGAGATCCAGGGAGAGGTTTGGTTTAAAGAGCGAATAGCACTTCCCCAAGAAGCGGTGCTAACGGTGCAGATTAAGGATGTATCCCTGATGGATGCTCCTGCTGTTGTGATTGCCGAAATAGAGCGAGACAATGTCACGACACCCGCGCCATTTCAGTTCGTGATCAATCGCGACCAGTTTGAACAGGGTAATACCTATGCTGTGGGTGCTAATATCAGCCTAAATGGCAAATTGATGTTCATCAACACGCAAGCTTATCAGATAGATTTAGGGTCGAGTGAGCCCATGTCAGTGCTAGTTCAGAAAGTTGGCCATTAG
- a CDS encoding SDR family NAD(P)-dependent oxidoreductase, with protein sequence MTQATAIIVGASSLLSREIIKQLSEQGVELALLAQDPDSLEEFAKSLPSPVQIFPLNISEPSSIISTIENAWQAVGGAHLVLVNTGLNSYSADLPWLPEQDIITVNVQGFAAICNTSFRLFKTQGYGQLAAINSIAGLRGGPSVAYHASKAFATNYLEGLSMHAQRLKLPITITDLQLGLLDKAAMQQNRLWLSPPNEVASQIIKAMKAGKRKVYVTKRWRLVAWLTKLLPEFVYNTRHWRTKAERKAAKAQGKK encoded by the coding sequence ATGACACAAGCCACAGCCATTATCGTGGGCGCAAGCTCCCTTCTGAGTCGTGAAATTATAAAACAACTCTCAGAACAGGGTGTTGAACTTGCCCTGCTTGCGCAAGATCCTGACTCACTTGAGGAGTTTGCAAAAAGCTTGCCTAGCCCAGTGCAGATTTTTCCGCTCAATATCTCTGAGCCCTCCTCTATTATCTCGACCATAGAAAATGCGTGGCAGGCTGTCGGTGGCGCTCATCTGGTTTTAGTCAATACTGGACTCAACAGCTACAGTGCAGACCTTCCATGGTTGCCGGAACAAGATATCATCACAGTGAATGTTCAGGGCTTTGCCGCTATCTGCAACACCAGCTTTCGTTTATTTAAAACCCAAGGGTATGGCCAACTTGCCGCCATTAACTCCATAGCAGGCTTACGTGGTGGACCGAGTGTCGCTTACCATGCCTCTAAAGCCTTCGCGACCAACTACCTCGAAGGTTTGAGCATGCATGCCCAAAGGTTAAAACTGCCCATTACAATCACAGATCTTCAGTTAGGTTTGCTTGATAAAGCTGCCATGCAGCAAAACAGGTTATGGCTGTCACCACCAAATGAGGTCGCAAGCCAGATAATTAAGGCGATGAAAGCGGGAAAGCGTAAGGTTTATGTCACTAAGCGTTGGCGTTTAGTCGCTTGGCTCACCAAGCTGCTACCTGAGTTTGTCTATAACACTCGCCACTGGCGAACTAAAGCTGAGCGTAAGGCTGCCAAAGCACAAGGGAAAAAATAG
- the ompW gene encoding outer membrane protein OmpW, which translates to MMKKNIVSGLVAALLSAGFASSVAAHQAGDIIVRAGAVVVAPNESSEQVATFGEFQVSNNTQLGLNFGYMLTDNIGIELLAATPFSHDVSLAGVGKIAETKQLPPTLVAQYYFGSANSKLRPYIGAGVNFTNFFDNEFTNDLDGALTDLSLSNSWGLAAQVGIDYQVNKNWLVNASVWYAQIDTDVKFNLGDAPVTIQTDIDPWVYMVSVGYTF; encoded by the coding sequence ATGATGAAAAAAAATATCGTTTCTGGTCTAGTTGCCGCCCTACTTTCTGCTGGTTTTGCCTCTTCTGTTGCTGCTCACCAAGCGGGTGACATTATCGTTCGTGCTGGTGCGGTTGTGGTTGCACCTAATGAGTCAAGCGAGCAGGTTGCGACTTTCGGCGAGTTTCAGGTGAGTAACAACACTCAGTTAGGCTTGAACTTCGGTTATATGTTAACTGATAACATAGGTATCGAGCTGTTGGCTGCAACACCATTTAGCCACGATGTGTCTCTAGCTGGTGTTGGTAAGATCGCAGAAACTAAGCAACTGCCACCAACTTTAGTTGCTCAATACTATTTCGGCTCTGCTAATTCTAAACTGCGTCCCTATATTGGCGCCGGTGTTAACTTCACCAACTTCTTCGACAACGAATTCACTAATGACCTGGATGGTGCGTTAACGGATTTAAGCTTGTCTAACTCATGGGGTCTTGCCGCTCAAGTGGGTATCGATTACCAAGTTAATAAGAACTGGCTTGTCAACGCATCGGTTTGGTATGCACAGATTGATACTGACGTGAAATTTAATTTAGGCGATGCACCAGTAACGATTCAAACTGATATCGACCCATGGGTTTATATGGTGAGTGTTGGTTACACTTTCTAA